A single genomic interval of Prosthecodimorpha staleyi harbors:
- a CDS encoding chloramphenicol acetyltransferase codes for MAALEDKNLPAHVRKKRLGPKPLVHETAITRQSTFGKFCKLGARTTVIESRFGDYSYATNDCEIVYAEIGKFVSVGALVGINPGNHPMERASQSHFTYRSWQYFEDAEDEPELFDRRRADRVTIGHDVWIGRGAIILAGRTVGSGAVVAAGAVVTRDVEPYTIVGGNPARVIRRRFDEAVAERLLALQWWHWPHAALRRALPDFRALPIEAFLDKYEAASKEI; via the coding sequence ATGGCCGCGCTCGAAGACAAGAACCTTCCCGCCCATGTCCGCAAGAAGCGGCTCGGGCCGAAGCCGCTGGTCCACGAGACCGCGATCACCCGCCAATCGACCTTCGGCAAGTTCTGCAAGCTCGGTGCCCGCACGACCGTGATCGAGAGCCGGTTCGGCGACTATTCCTACGCGACCAACGACTGCGAGATCGTCTATGCCGAGATCGGCAAGTTCGTCTCGGTCGGCGCGCTGGTCGGCATCAATCCCGGCAACCATCCCATGGAGCGGGCCAGCCAGTCGCATTTCACCTATCGCAGCTGGCAGTATTTCGAGGATGCCGAGGACGAGCCCGAACTGTTCGACCGGCGCCGCGCCGACCGGGTGACCATCGGCCACGATGTCTGGATCGGGCGCGGCGCGATCATCCTCGCCGGCCGCACCGTCGGGTCCGGGGCGGTCGTCGCGGCCGGCGCGGTCGTCACCCGCGATGTCGAGCCCTACACGATCGTCGGCGGCAACCCGGCCCGCGTCATCCGGCGGCGCTTCGACGAGGCCGTGGCGGAGCGGCTCCTGGCCTTGCAATGGTGGCACTGGCCCCATGCTGCGCTGCGGCGCGCCCTGCCCGACTTCCGCGCCCTGCCGATCGAGGCCTTCCTCGACAAGTATGAGGCCGCGTCGAAGGAAATTTGA
- a CDS encoding methyl-accepting chemotaxis protein → MRMTIKVMLSGLFGLITVCTIGLGVIALKTINSETVAIDEINTNWLPSVEAAAAIDSSLANVRIAYYRYVTSKSPAERQASAKRIDDVIQEVTKAQKAYEPLISSNEERAVYARFQSSLKDMTVHFDERVRPLVDSGRNDDAVPILRDEGRVIFDKAMHAVDEIIGLNHKGAAEAGSEAHAAAQVGERATMVALAVALLIAIGAVALTLVRVVRPLVRMTDAMAKLAGGDLGQSVPDRGRADEIGRMAEAVQVFKDNMLRTRELEAAADAQRRAAEDQRRAAMLKLANDFDTAVGGIVQIVASAATEMQSTAQQLTASAQETSAQSVAVTSAAEEASANVANVASASEELGSSVTEIGRQVDRSNHLSRNAVTEAESTAAIVTELSQAATRISGIVGMISDIAGQTNLLALNATIEAARAGEAGRGFAVVAAEVKNLAEQTAKATAEIGSQITQVQATTERAVAAIGNISGTIRTISEAAEAIAQAVDQQGQATREIVKSVSQASTGTGEVSANIVGVARAAEETGAGANQVLSASTELSKQAERLQQQVRHFLDTVRAA, encoded by the coding sequence ATGAGAATGACGATCAAGGTGATGCTGTCCGGCCTGTTCGGCCTCATCACCGTCTGCACGATCGGCCTCGGCGTGATCGCACTCAAGACGATCAACAGCGAGACGGTGGCGATCGACGAGATCAACACCAACTGGCTGCCCTCCGTCGAGGCAGCCGCGGCGATCGACAGCAGCCTGGCCAATGTCCGGATCGCCTATTATCGGTATGTGACGTCCAAATCGCCGGCCGAGCGCCAAGCCTCGGCGAAGCGGATCGACGACGTTATTCAGGAGGTCACCAAGGCGCAGAAGGCCTATGAGCCGCTGATCTCTTCGAACGAAGAGCGTGCCGTCTACGCCCGGTTCCAATCATCGCTGAAGGACATGACTGTCCACTTCGACGAGCGGGTCCGGCCGCTGGTCGATTCGGGCCGCAACGACGACGCGGTGCCGATCCTGCGCGACGAAGGCCGCGTGATCTTCGACAAGGCCATGCACGCCGTCGACGAGATCATCGGCCTCAACCACAAGGGCGCAGCCGAAGCGGGGAGCGAGGCTCACGCTGCGGCGCAGGTCGGCGAGCGCGCCACGATGGTGGCGCTCGCGGTGGCGCTGCTCATCGCGATCGGGGCCGTCGCGCTTACGCTCGTCCGGGTCGTCCGGCCGCTGGTCCGCATGACCGACGCCATGGCGAAGCTCGCCGGCGGCGATCTGGGTCAGAGCGTGCCGGATCGCGGCCGCGCCGACGAGATCGGCCGGATGGCGGAAGCCGTTCAGGTGTTCAAGGACAACATGCTGCGCACGCGCGAACTGGAAGCGGCCGCGGATGCGCAGCGTCGCGCAGCGGAAGACCAGCGTCGGGCGGCCATGCTCAAGCTCGCCAACGACTTCGACACGGCGGTCGGCGGGATCGTCCAGATCGTCGCCTCCGCGGCGACCGAGATGCAGTCGACGGCCCAGCAACTGACCGCCTCCGCCCAGGAAACGTCGGCTCAGTCGGTCGCCGTCACGTCCGCGGCCGAGGAGGCCAGCGCCAATGTCGCCAACGTCGCCAGCGCTTCGGAGGAACTGGGCAGTTCGGTCACCGAGATCGGCCGGCAGGTCGACCGCTCCAACCACCTGTCGCGCAACGCCGTGACGGAGGCGGAATCGACGGCCGCCATCGTCACCGAACTGAGCCAGGCCGCCACCCGCATCAGCGGCATCGTCGGCATGATCTCGGACATCGCCGGGCAGACCAACCTCCTGGCCCTCAATGCCACCATCGAGGCGGCGCGCGCCGGCGAGGCCGGGCGCGGCTTCGCGGTGGTCGCCGCCGAGGTCAAGAATCTCGCCGAGCAGACCGCCAAGGCAACGGCCGAAATCGGCAGCCAGATCACCCAGGTCCAGGCAACCACCGAACGCGCGGTGGCGGCGATCGGCAACATCTCCGGCACCATCCGCACCATCAGCGAGGCGGCGGAAGCGATCGCACAGGCCGTGGACCAGCAGGGTCAGGCGACCCGGGAGATCGTCAAGTCCGTCAGCCAGGCCTCGACCGGGACCGGCGAAGTTTCGGCCAATATCGTCGGCGTGGCGCGCGCCGCGGAGGAGACCGGCGCCGGGGCCAACCAAGTGCTCAGCGCCTCGACCGAACTGTCGAAACAGGCCGAACGGCTGCAGCAGCAGGTCCGGCACTTCCTGGACACGGTGCGGGCCGCCTGA